The genomic region TATTGTGGCTCGAAAAATGGTAGTTGCAACGGGTCTTACGCACAATGAGCTTGTGTTTTTGCTTTGGAACCTGAAATTTGATGCGAAGCAATCTGAGTAGATGGCGAGCTGAAGACATTGATCTCATTTCCCTGTTTTGTTGTAGGATATTCTAATGATAGCACATGCTTCTATCCTACTAGGTTTTATTTGATCGATTTCATTAATACACTACGTGTCGCACatgtttgttgaaaatttaaaattctttttcaaacGAATTTCCTTCCAACGGTGTGCGCTGTTGTTGatttgtgtttcatttgtttcagaTCGGAAAGCAGGGAGGTCGACGGATTCAATGTTGCAATACTGATCGAATGGAAGATAATCACGTGGATCAATGATGGAGTCAGATCTGGCTTGTGACAAAGTAGGGTTCCTATAGGTGATCGATTTTCATGATATTCTCGAGTTGTcgtgcagttttttttgttttgctgaagTTTAATGTCTACCTGACATTCTTGTACATTAGCTAAATAACTCTAAACAAGtttcgggttttcttttcggtttttctACACACTGTTGTCAAATAATCCTTTCTACTTATGTTTGCTCTCTGAAAGGATGCTTTTAtatcgtttggttttggtatttTACAACTGTGAAGGAGAAATCTCCTTCCAAATTTTCTCCATCTGCAACTAGTCGCTACGGTTTGGGTGAAGCCATATGCAAAACGatcaaacgaaaacattcaACTACTCCCATTTCTGCACATTTGACGTTAGGATAACAATACAGTAGAAAGTCCTACTGCCTTCTCAACATGCACGTAAAGAAGGAAGAATTGAAATCCAAAACGGTTGGCGGCCTTAAAAGAAAAGTCTGCGGCAGAAAATGAACCGGAAATCTGATCGAGTAAAGCAAACCCTGTGAAGCTATTCCTATTACATTACATTAATTATTAAGCTAAGCTTGTTTTACCTCTGCAGAGCTGTACACGATAAACATTAAAAGTTGGATTAGTGTTTTCGTCGATCGCGATGTTCGTTCAtccgaatgttttttttttttactgtagATTTCCTTCATCCGATCTTCCCTATAATATTCtctagtttttttcttatttcttctTTATCGTAGCCATCCTCTTTCTCTGTTCTACCGATCTTTCTTCTATATTTAACTtttgttgttagttttttttctaacttttttattttatatttaccgTATTCATTACATAGtataattgttttctttaattgCTAGTGTTCGTGATGTTTGCAGTTGTTGTTGCTCGTGTTGttcaacgttttttttaagtttaactCCGTCTTACTTTGTTAGTTTTGGGTACACTGTTTACTCCCTTTTTCAATATACACCCTGCGCGGTTTTTGATGACCAACCAGACAGTCCTGTGGGCGAGAGAGAACGGATGTCAGTAACGGGGTTTTTTTCAAAGCTTTAATCACAACACAACGGTGGTTACCAGCACAATGTTAAAAGGACACTATGGTTGCGCTCTGCGAATACACAGGTTTGCGGCACAATGCGTCTAACAATCGGACGATCTATAGTTAAACGTTACTTTTATTCCGAAATAGGCAATCTAGATACAAGTTGGCAAACAAGTCTACCACTGATCGGATGAAAGTGGAAAATCATAAGCAAACAAAGCCGTAACCGAAACACATTTTCGTCGAACAGAGTATTAGAATTTTAGTTAGCTGCCTTGGCATACTTACTTCATATAGTGCCGAAAAAATTATTCTCCAATTTGCGTGATTTTTAGTTTTGCGTCGTTCTTTGAATGAATGATGTTCTGTTAAGAGATGTTTTGCGTCGATTTTCGAATTCAGTCGtgtggtggtggatttgctGGTAATTATGctgttatttgttgtttgtagTAGCGGATGCTGCATTCCCGTGTTCTGCAGTTCTTCTTGGTGggggtggtagtggtggtggtggtggtggtttgctGCTCTGCTCGTGGCGAAAGTGATTGGACTTCctgttgcttttcttttccatttgcaGTGAGGCTATATTCTTTACTTTTGCTTTATGGTGGTTGATGTCGTCGATGGTGAAAGTAGGCGTGTAGTTTTTcagtgtgtgttgtgtgtgtgtgtgtttgtcgagCGAGTCACATATGCGCAACAAGACCCCAGACTGACCATTACTTCTTCCATTTCCGGTTTGTGTCGTTTCCGTATTCACTCTCTCCGTTCGTTATCCTTAGTACACCTTAGTAGTGACAGGTTGCTTCAAAGGCCAGCGTGACATGCGTGACAGTTAGTATCCTTCGCTGTTGAGCCGCGAATAGAGATTGTGACAAAACGGTCGAAATCCTCAGGAATAGTAGCACGGAGAGTAGTGCCGTTTTTCATGCATACTGACGTGTTGAGTAGCGTTTGCTAGTGTCTCCTTTTTCTTTGACAGTTGGTGTTGAGATCTCTTTCACGTCTAGTCATATAGGGTCTCGGTTGTTGCATAGTTTTTCGATGTTCGATTCATAACAGTTACTCTTCATcatttgtgtggttttgttttccttttgtttcattagtCTTCACGCTTCTGTTTGCCACGCTCAGCCGCTACCGATCCGAATGAGTGCTACCGGAGCTCCTTACCAGGCAACACTTTCATGTCCAGCATGTCCGGAGGATGTTCGTTGGCGTTGGAACGATGAAAGTGATGTGCGATGTTTTCCGTGCTCGTGATCTTGTGTCGGTCGAGTCCACCCCCATCCGTCTCGCTAACGTCTGACGATGCGTTtggattttcaaaaatttgcTCCTTTTTTAAACCTCTCTCTTGCTCTCTCTTCCTCACTGTCGTTTTCTGTCACATTCGTACGCTCGTTCGTTCCAGGAATTTTACGCTTTCTTCTCATATTCACtccatctctttctctctctctctctttctatctccATTCCGTCTCTCTTGCACTCATGCTCTGTCATTCGATCTCATTCGCTCATCAGACAAACCACTCGTCCTTCTGTGAGGTTTGCTGCGATAAATCCGGACCTAATTGTCTTAATTTGCCAGGCACCAAATGGGACGGACTTTGGCCATCAATTTGTGTGGAATGCGGAGGTACCCTGtagtgtgcgtgtttgtgtgaaaGTGGTCGTTCAACCGGAaatggagagagaaagagagatgtttgaatttgtattTGATCGAGTGGAAAGGATCGTGGGTGATGGGAGGCTCTGGGTGGAAGGAAATTGGATGTTCCTATAAGAGTACAACTTGACCAACTTTTTGTTCTATGGCCACAATCAATATAGTTAAAAACGTACAATCTTTACCACCTCGGTATGGCTGAAtccaaaaaaaataattcaccaTGCCATCTTTCGGTACAAggaaaggatcttggaatCGGCAAGGAGTAGTATGGCAATAGGAATGCAAAAGCTAATTACCTAATGGTCCCGCAGGGTGATGCAAGTTTCCCGAAGCAGGTAGCGTTGTTGTTTCCCGCGGCAGAGTTCCTTGTAGATGCTTCGATGAACCGTTTGATTCGATCATCTGGTTCACTGTATGAGGCCACGACCACGATGGGTACCGATGTCAGGTGAGCCGAGGTAGTTTAATTTTGATTCCCATAGCGTTTGAGTATGGgccaaacaacaacgaaatCCAGCAGACACCATTTCAGGAGCACATGGATGTACGGACGTTATGGTAGTTCCGATGGTATGTTGGTAGTTGCATTGTGAATTCCGTTCGCATTTTGTTGGcaaatgttttggtttgtaacgttttttttttttgcgatatTACCataacgaaacaaaatggatgacGAAAATCAAAGCATGAGCCAcatgaaagaaagaagaaaagaaacaaaccggTCCAGTATGAGACAACTTTCAACTTACATGATAAGGCGATTCAATTTAGCGGTCTACAAAACAGTTAAGACTAAGGCGAGGGAGCAGGGAGTGGAAGATTAAGTgtaagataaaaaagaaaatatacgCAAAAGCATTCAAATTGATGTCGCATTTACTGTAGGGTTGAAGTACATTCCTtagcttttctttaaaaagcATATCCTACAAGTATTAATATTTGAGTTCAGGCACAATCATTCTCTAACAAAAAGCTGCCAGATATTTAAGTATTAGAATGGAGGGGTTACTTATTGgatgtttgattttatagATATATTGCCTTACAGCTTACAGTCATCGATGTACATCGCTAATTACAATACATTTTATAGCAACTTTATagcaaaactaaaacgaaTAACCAAGGATCGTCAAAGAGTGCTTTGGGGTACAAGGATCGTGAAGGGTGTCAGCTTCCCCGGCACGGGCTCACTTACATTGAATCGAAGAGTGTAGCTGATTGGGTGTGTTGCGTGCGTTGCGCACGTATATGCAGATCGTAATGCCGATGATGCACCCACAAACGACCAGACTGCTGACGCCGATCAGTATGACCCACGTCAGGTCGATGCCGAAGATCGTGTTGATGTACCGATCCGGGCCGGGGCAGAGGGAACCGACGGTTTCGTCCGACCCGTCCGCACAGTGATTGACACCGTCGCACACCAGGTCCGGGTGTATGCAGAAGTCGTGCAATGTACACCGAAAGTCCGCACAGTTCAGCtctagtagtagtagtagtagaagaAGTAGTAACGGATTGCTCGAGGTTAGTTCCCGGTTTGACCAACGTCTATATTCAGTTCATTGCGACGGTACTTACTTGAATCTTTGACGGATGTGATGACCATCTTGAAACCGTTTGTTTCCGTGCCCCAGTTGTCGGTCACGTACTTGAAGGTGAGAAAGTTCGTCTTCGTGAACAACGCTCCCACTGATTGTTTTGTGTCTTTGCAGGTCAGGTCCGCCTAGTAGAGGAGGAAGAACCAAGAGCCGCCCAGGAAGGCGTCGGGTGAGTGAGCTGCGAAACGAAAacttccattccatttcccCGTAACCGAGGATGCGTTTTTAACCCTCGGGAGGTAATAAATGAGATAAGTTAGGAAAGAATATCCTTTCCCCCAACGCTACGTGCTCCCGGTGTCTATTGGTACAACATTTCCTGATCCGCGGTGGTGATGGAAGGGAAGGGACAAAAGGATGATAAACGGAGTCCATAATTTTCAGAACGAATTCTCCCGTCCGCATCGCAACTATCCGGAAACATCTTCTATGCCATGATGGTGGACCAGATGACGGGAACGGCGGATGCCTGGCGGAGACGGACCGTTGATTggcataatatttaaaatctctGACGTCTATTGTCTTGCGCTCGTGTCAGTTATCC from Anopheles coustani chromosome 3, idAnoCousDA_361_x.2, whole genome shotgun sequence harbors:
- the LOC131271828 gene encoding uncharacterized protein LOC131271828, translating into MAATSEVTSCGPGRPPPPPDNPPDRRASARPRWTQPGIVWLALIVLTLTVAQLGPVHGEKTKTYYMESICKNHFLQLLYRKIDGATLLSRNERNLNCVVTFQTHSILQRFMLRFDMLQLDCNDHLYVYDGAHAVGMHKADLTCKDTKQSVGALFTKTNFLTFKYVTDNWGTETNGFKMVITSVKDSKLNCADFRCTLHDFCIHPDLVCDGVNHCADGSDETVGSLCPGPDRYINTIFGIDLTWVILIGVSSLVVCGCIIGITICIYVRNARNTPNQLHSSIQLNQMIESNGSSKHLQGTLPRETTTLPASGNLHHPAGPLGYLRIPHKLMAKVRPIWCLAN